The following proteins are encoded in a genomic region of Oryctolagus cuniculus chromosome 6, mOryCun1.1, whole genome shotgun sequence:
- the LOC138850201 gene encoding elongin-C, protein MDGEEKTYGGCEGPDAMYVKLISSDGHEFIVKREHALTSGTIKAMLSGPGQFAENETNEVNFREIPSHVLSKVCMYFTYKVRYTNSSTEIPEFPIAPEIALELLMAANFLDC, encoded by the coding sequence ATGGATGGAGAGGAGAAAACGTATGGTGGCTGTGAAGGCCCTGATGCCATGTATGTCAAGTTGATATCTTCTGATGGTCATGAATTTATTGTAAAAAGAGAACATGCACTAACATCAGGAACAATTAAAGCCATGTTGAGTGGCCCAGGTCAGTTTGCTGAAAACGAAACCAATGAGGTCAATTTTAGAGAGATCCCTTCACATGTGCTATCAAAAGTGTGCATGTATTTTACCTACAAGGTTCGCTACACTAACAGCTCCACCGAGATTCCCGAATTCCCAATTGCACCTGAAATCGCACTGGAACTGCTGATGGCTGCGAACTTCCTagattgttaa